The Rhopalosiphum maidis isolate BTI-1 chromosome 1, ASM367621v3, whole genome shotgun sequence genome has a segment encoding these proteins:
- the LOC113550045 gene encoding metalloendopeptidase OMA1, mitochondrial-like, whose translation MFSRFILRNSSVLRIPTARSMNISTISSYSRMSGLICKTPNPMLKIPKQTLQFQNHVCQPKRREFSLLLTVIGGITARRWWFKQMPEKKQKLADTAWAYRKAIGMTVATGLGLVGTFLSSFMELDSWTNLRRLYIFNDQALEKSADHQVAIILNSAKQCCLLSKEHPTYKRVAGVASRLLNANANVDMIRNYKWNIVVLDSPHIINAFVMTNGYIFVYTGLAKIANDDQLAIIIGHELAHCLLRHLNNDISVNLAMHVLFVLPITAVLTVLLPFSKALLAIMFCQMVLYVGVKLTRKRAYEVEADRVGLELAANACVDVTQGYLFWKFMSVINSPSREIWWMETHPTDLSRAQHLHSLIPAAKELQKKAGC comes from the exons atGTTTTCTAGATTTATTTTGAGAAATTCTTCGGTTTTGCGAATTCCAACAGCAAGATCTATGAATATATCAACTATATCATCTTATAGTCGTATGAGCGGTTTGATATGTAAGACGCCAAATCCTATGCTAAAAATACCGAAACAGACTcttcaatttcaaaatcatgtttg tcAACCGAAGAGGCGCGAGTTCTCGTTGTTACTGACGGTAATTGGTGGTATAACGGCGCGGCGCTGGTGGTTTAAGCAGATGCCTgaaaaaaaacagaagttgGCGGACACAGCTTGGGCATACCGCAAAGCAATCGGTATGACGGTGGCGACCGGGCTAGGCCTAGTTGGCACCTTTCTATCATCTTTCATGGAACTGGATTCATGGACGAACCTCCggcgtttatatattttcaacgaCCAGGCGCTGGAGAAAAGCGCCGACCATCAGGTAGCTATTATTTTGAACTCGGCGAAACAGTGCTGTCTTTTAAGCAAAGAACATCCGACATATAAACGTGTTGCCGGTGTTGCATCTCGACTGTTAAATGCCAACGCCAATGTTGACATGATCAGGAATTACAAATGGAATATAGTGGTATTGGACAGTCCTCATATTATCAATGCATTTGTCATGACCAATGGGTACATCTTTGTGTATACCGGGCTAGCGAAAATAGCCAACGATGACCAACTTGCAATTATAATTGGACATGAACTAGCACATTGCTTACTTCGACATCTAAATAATGATATCAGTGTCAATTTGGCAATGCACGTACTATTCGTGTTGCCAATAACTGCAGTCTTAACAGTCTTACTACCGTTTAGTAAAGCACTGTTAGCGATCATGTTTTGCCAAATGGTTTTATATGTGGGCGTGAAGCTGACGAGGAAAAGAGCCTACGAGGTAGAGGCCGACCGCGTTGGTTTAGAATTGGCCGCAAACGCGTGCGTGGACGTCACCCAGGGCTACTTATTCTGGAAATTCATGTCTGTTATAAATAGTCCGTCCAGAGAAATTTGGTGGATGGAAACACATCCGACAGACTTAAGCCGGGCACAGCATTTACACAGTTTGATACCAGCTGCCAAAGAACTCCAAAAAAAGGCCGGTTGCTAG
- the LOC113549766 gene encoding small ubiquitin-related modifier 2-A-like: MAVNKGDAPELITLRFDSLTDDIKMQIKISNDTPFEGIMKCYRKNFGINKRFLYDGKEISESDTPLSIGMEDEDSIEVDNGVY; encoded by the exons ATGGCCGTAAACAAAGGA gaTGCCCCTGAACTGATAACACTTCGTTTTGATAGCCTAACTgatgatattaaaatgcaaATCAAGATCAGTAATGACACTCCTTTTGAAGGGATCATGAAATGTTATCGTAAAAATTTT GGTATAAATAAACGATTCCTTTATGATGGAAAAGAAATTTCTGAATCTGATACACCGCTTTCGATAGGGATGGAAGATGAAGATTCAATCGAAGTCGACAATGGGGTCTATTAA
- the LOC113561128 gene encoding uncharacterized protein LOC113561128: MPNNPFNIVSPKETTEIKNSDELFLLNIPLPAESCVDNGNDGSRMETTEIKTSDELFLLNIPLPESCADDSNSEGFRMETTEIKSSEPLQAIPYPPYSPYRPYPESHANYHNIFNNGSRMETTEIKTSEPLQTTPFRLYRPYTLYRPYQKSRANYRNIRKNCKSAGADLMKARRNRKLQPARVRRREARAAARAAAKPTTSVVTAAETATGFSPSTISTTDKLDNIWKYCRYVATK; encoded by the exons ATGCCTAACAATCCATTTAACATag TCTCTCCGAAGGAAACCACTGAAATCAAGAATAGTGATGAATTATTTCTTCTGAACATACCATTACCTGCAGAATCATGTGTAGACAATGGCAATGACG GCTCTCGGATGGAAACCACTGAAATCAAGACCAGCGATGAATTATTTCTTCTGAACATACCATTACCAGAATCATGTGCAGACGATAGCAACAGCG AAGGTTTTCGGATGGAAACCACTGAAATCAAAAGCAGCGAACCTCTTCAGGCTATACCTTACCCTCCATACAGTCCGTACCGTCCGTACCCAGAATCGCATGCAAACTAtcacaacatttttaacaatg GCTCTCGGATGGAAACCACTGAAATCAAGACCAGCGAACCTCTTCAGACCACACCGTTCCGTCTATACCGTCCGTACACTCTGTACCGTCCATACCAAAAATCGCGTGCAAACTATCGCAACATTCGCAAAAATTGTAAGTCCGCGGGTGCGGATTTAATGAAGGCCCGCCGAAACCGCAAGTTGCAACCTGCACGCGTGAGACGTCGTGAGGCTAGAGCTGCGGCTAGAGCTGCGGCTAAACCTACGACTAGTGTTGTGACTGCGGCTGAAACTGCGACCGGGTTTTCACCAAGCACCATATCAACTACAGACAAACTGGATAACATTTGGAAGTACTGCAGGTACGTCGCAACCAAATAA